A window of the Miscanthus floridulus cultivar M001 chromosome 14, ASM1932011v1, whole genome shotgun sequence genome harbors these coding sequences:
- the LOC136504043 gene encoding uncharacterized protein, producing MQKRKCYNCGSTEHFIADCPYENKEDKKHNKKKHYKKDDKTQYKKNNYLGQAHIGHEWDSNDDSSSEEEIKKVATIAIKKHSSSPKLFTNLTDDEERSTLFCLMDKGEKVNPKSKPKPSPPSSDESDIDSSDESSDDEVNNLKALASERSEVETLRLEVDQAESVIATLKDDLNTLQEKNNALKTRNEELEEQFSIIWDKTSHPTKASEISNASTSKGCDRYYNVDLEACATNLANMEAMKKEIARLNNIISSGCMDDANKKPKFIQGRHPFIKDGLSHKNGGKIDKRHMVNGVSCIRFKKKETIREVLPA from the exons ATGCAAAAGAGgaaatgctataattgtggaagcaCAGAgcatttcattgccgattgtcctTATGAGAACAAAGAGGACAAGAAACACAACAAGAAGAAGCACtacaagaaagatgacaagacccAATACAAGAAGAACAACTATTTAGGTCAAGCTCATATTGGTCATGAATGGGATTCAAatgatgatagctcaagtgaagaagaaataaAGAAAGTTGCAACAATTGCTATAAAAAAGCATTCTTCTTCACCAAAGCTCTTCACTAACTTGACCGATGATGAGGAGAGGTCTACACTTTTTTGTCTCATGGACAAAGGAGAAAAGGTAAACCCTAAATCCAAGCCTAAACCCTCTCCTCCATCTAGTGATGAATCCGACATAGACTCtagtgatgaatctagtgatgatgaaGTAAACAACTTG AAAGCTCTTGCatcggaaagaagtgaggttgaaACTTTACGTTTGGAAGTTGACCAAGCAGAAAGTGTCATAGCTACCCTAAAGGATGATCTAAATACTCTTCAAGAAAAGAACAATGCTCTCAAGACAAGAAATGAGGAGCTTGAAGAGCAATTTAGCATCATTTGGGATAAAACCTCACATCCTACGAAAGCAAGTGAGATCTCTAATGCATCTACTAGCAAGGGTTGTGATAGATATTATAATGTTGATTTAGAGGCTTGTGCTACTAACCTTGCTAATATGGAAGctatgaagaaggagattgctaGACTGAATAATATCATATCTAGTGGGTGCATGGATGATGCCAACAAGAAGCCCAAGTTCATTCAAGGAAGACATCCATTCATCAAGGATGGACTTAGTCATAAGAATGGTGGCAAGATCGACAAGAGGCACATGGTAAATGGAGTGTCTTGCATCAGGTTCAAGAAGAAGGAGACCATTAGAGAGGTGTTGCCAGCGTAG